Proteins from a genomic interval of Sinobacterium caligoides:
- a CDS encoding lysophospholipid acyltransferase family protein, protein MAEPYFQDASSRRAKMIAVLRLIHKVYSALIFLPLYIALSFVLLIFCVVLCLFDERIAGRYVARPWGKLAYLLLPSPVKLTGSENLDPKQSYVVVVNHISQFDILALYGWLDLDLKWVMKKELRMIPIIGWGSAAMGHIFLDRKNRDVAKRQLNDLKKTLRPGVSVLFFPEGTRSPTPEMLPFKKGAFIIAKDLELPILPVTINGTQKILPVGGYIPSFGRAHIHIHPPLSQEQVAELTPSELSERAQAIIATARKH, encoded by the coding sequence ATGGCTGAGCCTTACTTTCAAGATGCTTCGTCACGGCGCGCAAAGATGATTGCGGTATTGCGGCTGATCCACAAAGTCTATAGCGCTTTGATTTTCTTACCTCTTTATATCGCGCTTTCTTTTGTATTATTGATTTTTTGTGTTGTACTCTGCCTATTTGATGAGCGAATTGCGGGCAGGTACGTTGCGCGACCATGGGGCAAGCTGGCCTACCTGTTACTGCCTTCACCTGTGAAGTTAACGGGCAGTGAGAATCTCGACCCGAAACAGAGTTATGTGGTTGTGGTTAACCATATCTCGCAGTTTGACATATTGGCGTTGTACGGTTGGCTTGACCTAGACCTGAAATGGGTGATGAAAAAAGAGCTGCGTATGATACCAATTATCGGCTGGGGCAGTGCGGCGATGGGGCATATCTTTCTCGACCGAAAAAATCGTGATGTCGCTAAGCGTCAGCTTAATGACTTGAAAAAGACGCTCCGCCCAGGGGTCTCGGTATTGTTTTTCCCAGAGGGAACGCGCTCACCGACTCCAGAGATGCTGCCTTTTAAAAAGGGGGCCTTTATTATTGCTAAAGATTTGGAGCTGCCAATCTTGCCGGTTACGATAAATGGCACGCAGAAAATTTTACCTGTGGGCGGCTATATTCCGAGTTTTGGTCGTGCGCATATCCATATTCATCCACCGCTAAGTCAAGAGCAGGTCGCTGAGTTAACGCCTAGCGAGCTATCTGAGCGGGCACAGGCGATTATCGCAACGGCGAGAAAGCATTAA
- a CDS encoding MFS transporter: MVRKEKMPAPMPTGRLNLLLLATFAMGMGQTAVFAVLPMLGRELFADFDGVFSLLGWHYQMPLELLVNLLIATSSLSYFLITPFWGRRSDRIGRKPVIVIGLFGYCLGMLLFNVVVHLGQAMILAGWWLLGTLLLSRVLHSLVMSATFPASMAFMADCTDASTRTRGVSRLTAANGIGIMVGPALAWFASYSFLAPLYLQAAITFVVAVIIYFYLPKSRQPNLGLTVKKLSFFDSRFRIYIGLGLSMFVMLAMVQQTLGFYFQDRLALDPIEAAQHFSFGMMCSSGAMLVAQLFIVQRWRGSPQSLLMLGLPLAATGYLMLVFADDFILLAVAMAVFGLGMGLAAPGYNASASLAVESHEQGALAGLLSAAPGLGYVIGPLLGGWLYSVDVTYPYWCAGLVVALLSLACIRLAE, from the coding sequence GTGGTTAGAAAAGAAAAAATGCCGGCACCGATGCCTACAGGTCGACTCAATCTTTTGTTATTGGCAACATTTGCTATGGGTATGGGGCAAACGGCTGTCTTTGCCGTGCTCCCTATGCTGGGGCGAGAATTGTTTGCTGATTTTGACGGAGTATTCTCCTTGCTAGGTTGGCATTACCAGATGCCGCTGGAGTTACTCGTTAACTTGTTAATCGCAACTTCGTCACTCAGTTATTTTTTGATTACCCCTTTCTGGGGCCGGCGCTCAGATCGCATTGGGCGGAAGCCTGTTATCGTCATCGGCTTGTTTGGTTATTGTTTGGGGATGCTGTTATTTAATGTGGTCGTACACCTAGGGCAGGCGATGATTTTGGCGGGCTGGTGGCTACTAGGCACACTGTTGTTGAGTCGTGTGTTGCACTCTTTGGTGATGTCGGCAACGTTTCCAGCCTCTATGGCCTTTATGGCTGATTGTACCGACGCGTCAACAAGAACTCGTGGCGTTAGCCGGCTAACCGCTGCGAATGGTATTGGTATCATGGTGGGGCCTGCATTGGCCTGGTTTGCGAGCTACAGCTTTCTAGCGCCCCTCTATCTTCAGGCGGCTATAACTTTTGTGGTCGCTGTTATTATATATTTTTATCTGCCTAAGAGTCGGCAGCCCAATCTGGGCTTGACGGTAAAGAAGTTGAGCTTCTTTGATTCGCGCTTTCGGATTTATATTGGGCTAGGCTTATCGATGTTTGTCATGTTGGCTATGGTGCAGCAGACCTTGGGCTTTTACTTTCAAGATCGTCTAGCTTTAGACCCAATTGAGGCCGCACAACACTTCTCTTTTGGTATGATGTGCTCTTCAGGAGCAATGCTAGTGGCGCAGCTGTTCATTGTTCAGCGTTGGCGAGGTTCGCCGCAGAGCTTACTGATGCTGGGTTTACCGCTGGCGGCAACGGGTTATTTGATGTTAGTGTTCGCCGATGACTTTATATTGTTAGCGGTTGCGATGGCGGTTTTTGGCCTGGGCATGGGGCTTGCTGCTCCCGGTTATAATGCCAGTGCGTCACTCGCTGTGGAGTCACACGAGCAAGGTGCGTTGGCCGGATTGTTGTCAGCGGCCCCCGGTCTTGGCTATGTCATAGGTCCTCTACTAGGTGGTTGGTTATATAGTGTTGATGTTACATACCCGTATTGGTGTGCTGGTTTGGTGGTCGCGCTGCTGTCTCTGGCTTGCATCAGGCTCGCTGAGTAG
- a CDS encoding ABC transporter substrate-binding protein, producing the protein MLHTRIGVLVWWSRCCLWLASGSLSSRKAAFNGPLASYALLTLLLLSSTTRAEPQRVVSLNLCTDQLVLALAAPQQIAAVSKLAGDELLSNYVKEALQYPSVGKDAEKIVGFNPDLVLATNYTDPILAAWLQRFGYHYKPYELPQQLSAVPAYIQDVAELLGQGDRGRQMTAEFQQRLSKLDNTLPPVRVAVVSANLYVAGGGTLPDQLLRRMGAINVAALDIANGWGYVSLEQLLSWQPDYILMQRDSLNGASRAEQVLSHRALQVLLEKGRRINVPAKYWICAGPELVDAAELINRRILELEHGE; encoded by the coding sequence ATGTTACATACCCGTATTGGTGTGCTGGTTTGGTGGTCGCGCTGCTGTCTCTGGCTTGCATCAGGCTCGCTGAGTAGCCGAAAGGCTGCGTTTAATGGCCCGCTGGCAAGCTATGCACTATTAACTTTGTTGCTGCTCTCGTCGACAACAAGGGCTGAGCCGCAACGTGTGGTGTCGTTGAATCTGTGTACTGATCAGTTAGTGTTGGCGTTGGCAGCTCCGCAACAAATTGCTGCGGTGTCAAAGCTGGCTGGCGATGAGCTGTTATCAAACTATGTAAAAGAAGCTTTGCAGTACCCCAGCGTCGGCAAGGATGCGGAGAAAATTGTTGGCTTTAACCCTGATCTAGTTTTAGCGACGAACTATACAGACCCTATTCTAGCTGCATGGCTGCAGCGCTTTGGTTATCACTATAAACCTTATGAATTGCCGCAGCAGTTATCGGCCGTACCTGCTTACATTCAGGATGTCGCTGAGTTATTGGGGCAGGGCGATCGGGGGCGCCAGATGACGGCCGAGTTTCAGCAACGGTTGTCTAAGCTTGACAATACACTGCCACCGGTACGAGTCGCGGTTGTGTCAGCGAACTTATATGTGGCGGGTGGTGGCACGCTCCCTGACCAGTTGTTACGGCGTATGGGGGCGATTAATGTAGCGGCTTTGGATATTGCAAATGGTTGGGGCTACGTGTCTTTAGAGCAGTTACTGTCATGGCAGCCAGATTATATTTTGATGCAGCGCGATAGCTTAAACGGCGCCTCTCGTGCTGAGCAGGTGTTATCTCATCGGGCATTACAGGTGTTGTTAGAAAAGGGGCGTAGGATTAATGTGCCCGCAAAATACTGGATTTGTGCTGGCCCTGAGTTAGTGGATGCGGCTGAGCTGATCAATCGGAGAATATTAGAGCTTGAGCATGGGGAATAA
- a CDS encoding riboflavin synthase subunit alpha, with protein sequence MYTGIVQGAFPLHAVERLEGLNRLQVKLPTALLEDLVIGASVGMDGVCLTVTHIEGDTVSFDVMAETLRLTTLGEFAPASLVNIERSAKQGGENGGHNVSGHVDGTVIVSSIVETENNVEISYQVPKALMPYIFKKGFIGLNGCSLTVANVDRDACQFSVCLIPETLRVTTHGEKQLGDRVNVEVDRQTQVIVDTVRAMLQENPELFSQPV encoded by the coding sequence ATGTATACAGGTATCGTACAGGGAGCGTTCCCGCTGCATGCGGTAGAGCGTTTAGAGGGTCTTAATCGTCTGCAGGTGAAGCTTCCTACAGCTCTCTTAGAAGACTTGGTTATTGGCGCCAGTGTCGGTATGGACGGTGTCTGTCTGACGGTCACGCATATCGAAGGCGATACCGTCAGCTTCGATGTGATGGCCGAGACGTTACGTTTGACGACATTAGGCGAGTTTGCGCCAGCCAGCCTCGTTAATATCGAGCGTTCAGCGAAGCAGGGTGGGGAGAACGGTGGTCACAACGTTTCAGGGCATGTCGACGGCACGGTCATCGTCAGCTCGATCGTTGAGACGGAAAATAATGTCGAGATCAGCTACCAAGTACCTAAGGCGTTGATGCCTTACATCTTCAAAAAGGGCTTTATCGGTCTTAACGGTTGCAGCTTAACCGTCGCGAACGTTGATCGTGATGCTTGTCAGTTTTCAGTCTGCCTTATCCCTGAGACATTAAGAGTAACAACGCATGGCGAAAAACAACTCGGTGACCGTGTAAACGTTGAGGTGGATCGTCAGACGCAGGTGATTGTCGATACTGTGCGAGCAATGCTGCAGGAAAACCCTGAGCTGTTTTCTCAACCTGTTTGA
- a CDS encoding ABC transporter ATP-binding protein, with amino-acid sequence MVDGLGLKAENLVWPQQEGAVVKGISLALEEGEMLGIIGPNGAGKSSLVKLLAGVNQPAHGSVTLGGRISTEYGRREWARHLGYLAQNAPVAWPVTVERVVTLGRLPHQSIHSRLSDKDRQAVLWAMQAANVTALRHRVADQLSGGEQVRVMLARLLAGEPAIILADEPVAALDPAHQLEIMQLLANHARDVGPVAVVLHDLNLALRYCKRLALVVEGRLLMVAETKEVLTSSVLADAYQLDISLLDTKAGEVVICHQRVAR; translated from the coding sequence ATGGTAGACGGGCTAGGCTTGAAGGCCGAGAACTTGGTCTGGCCGCAACAAGAAGGGGCTGTTGTCAAAGGTATCTCTCTAGCGTTGGAAGAGGGGGAGATGCTTGGCATTATTGGCCCTAACGGCGCAGGTAAGAGTAGTTTGGTGAAATTGCTGGCGGGGGTGAATCAACCAGCGCACGGTTCGGTAACGCTGGGTGGGCGAATTTCTACTGAGTATGGTCGTAGAGAGTGGGCACGCCACCTTGGATATCTTGCACAGAATGCACCGGTAGCTTGGCCAGTAACGGTCGAGCGTGTAGTGACCTTGGGCAGGCTGCCGCATCAGTCGATACACAGTCGGCTCAGCGACAAGGATCGGCAGGCAGTGCTATGGGCTATGCAGGCTGCGAATGTGACGGCGTTGCGGCACCGCGTTGCTGATCAACTCTCTGGTGGAGAGCAGGTGCGGGTCATGCTGGCGCGACTCTTAGCAGGAGAGCCTGCGATTATCCTGGCTGATGAGCCTGTGGCTGCGTTGGATCCGGCGCACCAGTTAGAGATTATGCAGCTTTTAGCTAATCATGCTCGCGATGTTGGGCCAGTGGCAGTGGTATTACATGATTTAAACTTGGCTTTACGTTATTGCAAGCGACTGGCGTTGGTAGTGGAGGGGCGGTTGTTGATGGTCGCAGAGACAAAGGAGGTGTTAACGAGCTCTGTCTTGGCTGATGCTTATCAGCTTGATATATCTTTGCTAGATACGAAGGCAGGAGAGGTTGTTATCTGTCATCAGCGAGTGGCAAGATAA
- a CDS encoding FecCD family ABC transporter permease, whose translation MKLNEQSLALDRDRYLIVGLSIVLSVLVAVSLMTGEVSLTLQQLWQALMAGDSSINGLVVVELRLPRTLLALIVGAGLAACGAALQGLLRNPLASPELLGVSSCSALGAVLVLYFGLANLHWMMMPAAGVLGGLIAVVAVLLLSGVASGSLILAGVAINALAGSLLALALYLAPNPFALNEMVLWLMGSLANRSLSDVFFVLPFMTLGFVLLFSCGRLLDAMTLGEETANSLGVAVHRQRLMLIIGVAMIVGAGVSVSGNIAFIGLVVPHLMRPLVAYQPSRLLPVSALSGAALLLAADIASRSIGSQPLQVGVVTTLMGAPFFLYLVVRQRGQAQW comes from the coding sequence GTGAAACTTAATGAGCAGAGTTTGGCGCTAGACCGTGATCGGTATTTGATTGTTGGATTATCGATCGTCCTGTCTGTGTTGGTTGCCGTGTCATTAATGACCGGAGAGGTGTCGCTGACACTTCAGCAGTTGTGGCAGGCCTTGATGGCGGGTGATAGCTCTATTAATGGTTTGGTGGTTGTCGAGCTACGTTTACCGCGAACGTTGTTGGCATTGATTGTAGGCGCAGGACTTGCTGCTTGTGGTGCTGCCTTGCAGGGGTTGTTACGTAATCCGCTGGCTTCGCCAGAGTTGCTGGGTGTGTCGAGCTGTAGTGCTTTAGGTGCGGTTTTGGTGCTCTACTTTGGTTTGGCTAACCTGCATTGGATGATGATGCCTGCGGCTGGTGTGTTAGGCGGTTTGATCGCGGTGGTTGCTGTCTTGCTACTCTCTGGTGTCGCGAGTGGCAGTCTGATTCTTGCGGGGGTGGCGATCAATGCCTTGGCGGGTTCGCTGTTAGCTTTGGCGCTGTATTTGGCACCAAACCCCTTTGCTCTCAATGAAATGGTGCTGTGGTTGATGGGGTCTTTGGCTAATCGCAGCTTAAGTGATGTGTTTTTCGTATTGCCGTTTATGACGCTAGGTTTTGTGTTGTTGTTTTCTTGCGGTCGACTGTTAGATGCCATGACGCTGGGAGAGGAGACAGCAAATTCACTTGGTGTGGCTGTGCATCGACAGCGCTTAATGCTGATTATCGGTGTCGCTATGATTGTCGGGGCAGGAGTTTCTGTTAGCGGTAATATCGCTTTTATTGGTTTGGTTGTCCCGCACTTGATGCGCCCGTTAGTTGCCTATCAGCCTTCGCGGTTACTGCCTGTGAGTGCTCTAAGTGGCGCTGCTTTATTATTGGCAGCCGATATTGCCAGTCGTAGTATAGGAAGTCAGCCACTGCAGGTGGGGGTGGTGACTACGCTGATGGGAGCGCCATTCTTTCTCTACTTGGTCGTTAGGCAAAGAGGGCAGGCACAATGGTAG
- a CDS encoding efflux RND transporter periplasmic adaptor subunit translates to MTSDPTTQGWLDIQCRQHPQITMAAVLLGDTQSSERELVAQWPLQACLDEALVDFGRQQCRGDSVSFHHTESSDSFIVCPIIIDERCFGVALFRVRTLQMTLLQQLSEQLLRANDWFSWLAKERRGYRQRDDRFKTLLELLSQALLSAGEQGEWQQWLSSLREVVGCSSIALVDCDKDYISRNTVVAESCQQVDSVARLFMLEAVEETARSLTTCFSSSEEQGERLHLQWQSQVNQPVCTIPLIHQKKLVGVLALVGLDDRERVLLLEQLALLVAAIWTLRRQQAKPKALTKIRRWPSWLKIAALALGLLFVAILLSPTDYYISAPSTLVSREQRVVTAATDGYLAAVQVRPGDRVEKGQLLALLDDTDLQLERSNWQAKQRQYMRSYDRALASGKRDELNIAKAQLAQASAQLELLENQLSRSQVVSPLSGVVLSGDLSQRLGAPLSRGESLFKVGVTDLYDLQLQVQERDLPQLEVEQHGDVLFSSLPNQALPLTVERVMPVAVLENGRFYFVAEAELLVDDEQKSKLTAGMHGVARVKVGKRSLLWRISQPLVERLSLWWWKL, encoded by the coding sequence ATGACTTCGGACCCTACGACGCAAGGCTGGCTTGATATCCAGTGCCGCCAGCACCCCCAGATAACGATGGCAGCAGTGCTGTTAGGCGATACGCAGAGCTCAGAGCGTGAATTGGTGGCGCAGTGGCCTTTGCAGGCGTGCTTGGATGAAGCGTTGGTTGATTTTGGTCGGCAGCAGTGTAGGGGAGACAGCGTCTCTTTTCATCATACTGAGAGCTCCGATAGTTTCATCGTTTGCCCTATTATTATAGATGAGCGCTGTTTTGGCGTGGCTTTGTTTCGCGTACGTACTCTACAGATGACGTTACTTCAACAGCTCAGCGAGCAACTGCTGAGGGCGAATGACTGGTTCTCCTGGTTAGCTAAAGAGCGCAGAGGCTATCGACAGCGTGATGATCGTTTTAAGACATTGTTAGAGTTGTTAAGCCAGGCGTTGTTGAGTGCAGGAGAGCAAGGCGAGTGGCAGCAATGGCTATCGTCATTGCGTGAGGTTGTTGGCTGCAGCAGCATCGCATTGGTGGATTGCGATAAGGATTACATCTCTCGTAATACTGTTGTTGCTGAGTCGTGCCAGCAGGTCGATAGCGTTGCTCGATTATTCATGCTGGAAGCTGTTGAAGAGACAGCGAGATCGCTAACGACCTGCTTTAGTTCTAGCGAAGAGCAGGGAGAGCGATTACATCTGCAGTGGCAGAGCCAAGTTAATCAACCAGTTTGCACTATCCCGCTTATTCATCAAAAGAAGTTGGTGGGTGTATTGGCTTTGGTGGGGCTGGATGATCGTGAGCGTGTGTTGTTACTTGAGCAATTAGCATTGTTGGTGGCGGCGATCTGGACGTTACGGCGACAGCAGGCAAAGCCTAAGGCCCTGACGAAAATTAGGCGATGGCCTAGTTGGCTAAAAATAGCTGCCTTAGCGCTAGGGCTATTGTTTGTTGCCATATTATTGAGTCCAACTGACTATTATATCTCGGCGCCAAGTACGCTGGTCAGTCGGGAACAGCGGGTTGTGACTGCAGCGACTGATGGCTACCTTGCTGCTGTGCAAGTCCGTCCAGGTGATAGGGTAGAAAAAGGTCAGTTGCTGGCTTTACTTGATGATACTGATCTACAGCTAGAGCGAAGTAACTGGCAGGCAAAACAACGGCAATATATGCGTAGTTATGACCGTGCTCTAGCCAGTGGTAAGCGTGATGAGCTTAATATCGCTAAGGCGCAGCTAGCTCAAGCATCAGCCCAGCTGGAGCTGTTGGAAAACCAGCTGTCACGTAGTCAAGTCGTCTCACCCTTGAGTGGTGTCGTGTTAAGTGGTGATCTATCGCAGCGATTAGGTGCACCGTTGTCTCGAGGTGAAAGCCTGTTCAAGGTGGGCGTTACAGATCTTTATGATTTACAGTTGCAAGTGCAAGAGCGTGATCTGCCTCAGCTGGAAGTGGAGCAGCATGGTGATGTGTTGTTTTCTAGTCTGCCAAATCAAGCGCTGCCATTGACGGTAGAGCGTGTAATGCCCGTGGCAGTATTAGAAAATGGTCGTTTTTATTTTGTAGCTGAAGCTGAGCTGCTCGTTGATGATGAGCAGAAGAGTAAATTAACTGCCGGGATGCACGGTGTTGCTCGAGTAAAAGTAGGGAAGCGAAGTTTGTTATGGCGAATATCACAACCGCTTGTTGAGCGATTGTCGCTGTGGTGGTGGAAGCTATGA
- a CDS encoding 3-oxo-5-alpha-steroid 4-dehydrogenase, whose translation MEFLTTLDINSYTTFILCWGCLGIVSALSIHLGKKLPISNRVDNSSLYGLGTIDKRWGWIIMETPILLSVLYFFFQGDQPLNISAVFVAVFALHYTNRALIYPHRIKVEGKRMAVSIVLVTMTFYSVNGYLIGHYFGSLQAYPLSWLSDPRFIVGMSLFLVGFAINIHSDNILINLRKPGESGYKIPSGGCFRLVSCPNYFGEILEWVGFAVMSWSLPGLVYALWVALTLLATGLSTHRWYLEHFQEEYPARRKAVLPYLW comes from the coding sequence ATGGAATTTCTGACAACGCTCGATATCAATAGCTACACGACTTTCATTCTCTGCTGGGGCTGCTTGGGTATAGTCTCGGCGCTGTCTATTCATCTTGGCAAGAAGCTACCTATCAGTAATCGTGTTGATAACTCATCCCTGTATGGTCTCGGGACGATCGATAAGCGCTGGGGCTGGATTATCATGGAGACGCCGATCTTGTTGTCGGTGCTGTATTTCTTCTTTCAGGGTGATCAACCGCTCAACATTTCTGCAGTTTTTGTTGCCGTATTTGCCTTACATTACACAAATCGCGCGTTAATTTATCCTCACCGGATTAAAGTTGAGGGAAAACGAATGGCGGTGAGTATCGTGCTGGTGACGATGACGTTTTATAGCGTCAACGGCTACCTCATCGGTCATTACTTTGGCAGTTTACAGGCCTACCCTCTATCCTGGTTGTCGGACCCGCGCTTTATTGTTGGTATGAGTCTGTTTTTGGTTGGCTTCGCGATTAACATTCATTCGGATAATATTCTTATTAATCTGCGAAAGCCGGGGGAGAGTGGCTACAAAATACCGTCGGGTGGTTGCTTTCGGCTTGTCTCCTGCCCTAATTATTTTGGTGAAATACTCGAGTGGGTTGGCTTTGCCGTTATGTCGTGGTCGTTACCGGGGTTAGTGTATGCGCTGTGGGTGGCGTTGACGTTATTGGCAACAGGTCTCTCGACGCATCGCTGGTATCTTGAGCATTTTCAGGAGGAGTATCCTGCTCGGCGTAAAGCTGTGCTGCCTTATCTGTGGTGA
- a CDS encoding ABCB family ABC transporter ATP-binding protein/permease: protein MRQKAKNASSGDSQESQQADWRVISSLIPYLMVYPVRVIFALLLLVVAKGANVLIPVVLKYIVDHLDRSGLPESVTTVVAVPVALVLAYGALRFSAVLFGELRDAVFGRVAERSLSAIGLKLFQQLHSLDLDFHLSRKTGAITRDMERGISGISFLLRSLVFSVAPIIIELIMVGWVLAATTTLSYALVVIAGVVSYVVFSVWATHKRSRFVRKANVEDSRANTRAVDSLLNFETVKYFNNEAYEADLYRENLRRREDAKVHNHLGLALLNSGQALIIALSVTLVMYMAATQVAAGEMSLGDLAMVNAFMLQVFMPLNILGFIYREVRRCLIDVESMFKLMTHRPKIVDCADAINADEGFDGISVSDIHFSYDGQRKVLDGVSFEVPKGKKVALVGASGSGKSTLGRLLFRFYDVDQGRISCAGRDIRQLKLASWRQLLGVVPQDTVLFNDTLGNNIRYGNPASDEAELTQVLAHADLADFIGRLPEGLDTQVGERGLKLSGGEKQRVSIARMLLKKPRIMLFDEATSSLDSRSEQAILQAFSNVAKEHTSLVIAHRLSTIIDADNIVVLDQGKVVEQGTHQQLLSQQGYYYSLWQLQQS from the coding sequence ATGCGTCAAAAGGCTAAGAATGCGTCGAGTGGTGATAGCCAAGAATCTCAACAGGCTGATTGGCGTGTTATTAGTAGTTTAATCCCTTATTTGATGGTTTACCCGGTGCGGGTGATTTTTGCGTTGTTACTGTTGGTCGTGGCTAAAGGCGCCAATGTCCTCATTCCTGTAGTGCTTAAGTATATCGTTGATCACCTTGATCGTAGCGGTCTTCCTGAGTCGGTGACGACGGTGGTAGCAGTACCGGTGGCACTCGTGCTGGCTTATGGTGCGTTGCGCTTTTCAGCAGTGTTGTTTGGCGAGCTACGAGATGCGGTCTTCGGTCGGGTTGCTGAGCGCAGTCTTAGTGCGATTGGCTTGAAATTATTTCAGCAGCTACACAGCCTTGACCTCGACTTTCATTTGTCACGAAAGACGGGAGCGATTACCCGTGATATGGAGCGGGGGATTAGTGGCATTAGCTTTTTGTTGCGTTCGTTGGTGTTTAGTGTCGCGCCGATTATCATCGAATTAATTATGGTGGGCTGGGTTTTAGCGGCGACGACGACGCTGAGCTACGCCCTCGTTGTTATTGCGGGGGTGGTGAGTTATGTCGTTTTTTCTGTTTGGGCGACGCATAAGCGCAGCCGTTTTGTTCGCAAGGCCAACGTGGAAGATAGTCGAGCTAATACACGAGCCGTCGATAGTCTGTTGAACTTCGAGACAGTGAAATACTTTAATAACGAGGCATACGAGGCTGATCTTTATCGAGAGAACCTACGACGTAGAGAGGACGCTAAGGTGCATAATCATTTAGGCCTCGCTCTACTGAATAGTGGGCAAGCACTGATTATTGCTCTTTCGGTCACATTAGTGATGTATATGGCGGCGACACAAGTAGCAGCGGGAGAGATGAGCTTAGGTGATTTGGCCATGGTCAATGCGTTCATGTTGCAAGTGTTTATGCCGCTCAATATTTTGGGGTTTATTTATCGTGAGGTGAGGCGATGCCTTATTGATGTTGAATCGATGTTCAAGCTGATGACGCATCGCCCGAAAATTGTTGATTGTGCAGATGCTATTAATGCCGATGAGGGCTTCGACGGTATTAGTGTTAGCGACATACACTTTAGCTATGATGGTCAGCGTAAAGTCTTGGATGGGGTTAGCTTCGAGGTGCCGAAGGGTAAGAAGGTGGCGTTAGTCGGTGCCAGTGGCTCGGGTAAATCAACGCTGGGCCGATTGTTATTTCGCTTTTATGATGTCGATCAAGGCCGTATCAGCTGTGCCGGAAGGGATATTCGTCAGTTAAAACTGGCATCGTGGCGACAACTACTGGGTGTTGTGCCGCAAGATACGGTGCTCTTTAATGACACTTTAGGGAATAATATTCGCTACGGTAATCCTGCTAGTGACGAGGCTGAGTTAACGCAGGTTCTTGCCCATGCGGACCTGGCTGACTTTATCGGCCGGTTGCCAGAGGGGCTCGATACCCAGGTGGGTGAGCGGGGTTTGAAGCTGTCAGGTGGCGAGAAGCAGCGCGTCTCAATAGCTCGTATGCTTCTGAAAAAGCCAAGAATTATGTTGTTTGATGAGGCGACTTCTTCGCTTGATAGTCGTTCTGAACAGGCAATTTTACAGGCCTTCAGCAATGTTGCTAAGGAGCACACAAGTTTGGTGATCGCACACCGTCTCTCGACGATCATCGACGCCGATAATATTGTGGTATTAGATCAAGGCAAGGTGGTAGAGCAGGGGACGCATCAGCAGTTGTTGTCTCAGCAGGGCTACTATTATTCACTCTGGCAGTTGCAGCAATCGTAA
- a CDS encoding MBL fold metallo-hydrolase: MGLKVAIVPVTAYQQNCSILVCEDTKKAAIVDPGGDVEKLIDALNQLGVELEKVFITHGHLDHCAIAGQLSDQFSVPIEGPHLEDDFWIQQLPSSCQAMGFPATEVFTPSRWLEGGDTVSFGNQQLEVLFCPGHTPGHVVFYHREAKLALVGDVLFQGSIGRTDFPRGNHDQLISSIKDQLWPLGDDVNFIPGHGPNSTFGEERRSNPFVSDKNYG, from the coding sequence ATGGGCTTAAAAGTTGCGATCGTGCCGGTGACGGCATATCAACAAAATTGTTCTATTCTAGTCTGTGAAGACACCAAGAAGGCGGCGATTGTTGATCCAGGTGGTGATGTTGAGAAATTGATTGATGCGCTCAATCAACTGGGTGTAGAGCTTGAGAAAGTTTTTATCACTCATGGTCACCTCGATCACTGCGCCATTGCGGGACAGCTGAGTGACCAATTCAGTGTTCCGATCGAGGGACCGCACCTCGAGGACGATTTTTGGATTCAACAGTTGCCCAGCAGTTGTCAGGCAATGGGTTTTCCAGCCACAGAGGTGTTTACCCCATCGCGTTGGTTAGAGGGGGGGGACACGGTATCTTTTGGCAATCAGCAGCTCGAGGTTCTCTTTTGCCCAGGCCATACACCGGGTCATGTGGTTTTTTATCATCGTGAGGCTAAACTGGCATTAGTAGGCGATGTTTTATTTCAGGGGTCTATTGGTCGTACTGATTTCCCTCGTGGTAATCATGATCAGTTGATCAGTTCGATCAAGGATCAGCTATGGCCATTGGGCGATGACGTTAACTTCATTCCCGGCCATGGTCCTAACTCGACCTTCGGGGAAGAGCGTCGTTCCAACCCTTTTGTAAGTGATAAAAATTATGGCTGA